A single window of Sulfitobacter sp. JL08 DNA harbors:
- a CDS encoding GatB/YqeY domain-containing protein, with the protein MTLRTQINDALKQAMKDKAATRLSTLRLINAAIKDKEIALRSDGGDGADDGASDAEILAILGKMTKQRIESARAYEEGGRLDLAERERAEVEIIEEFLPRQLNAEETAKAVGDAIEEVGAESIRDMGKVMAVLKTKYTGQLDFGSVGPMVKDRLCG; encoded by the coding sequence ATGACTTTGCGAACGCAGATTAACGATGCGTTGAAACAAGCGATGAAAGACAAGGCCGCCACGCGCCTGTCGACATTGCGCCTGATCAATGCGGCGATCAAGGACAAGGAAATTGCCTTGCGCAGCGATGGCGGGGACGGTGCCGACGATGGCGCCAGTGATGCGGAAATCCTTGCAATCCTTGGTAAAATGACCAAGCAGCGGATTGAAAGCGCACGCGCCTATGAAGAAGGCGGACGCCTTGATCTGGCCGAACGCGAACGCGCCGAAGTCGAAATCATCGAAGAGTTCCTGCCGCGCCAGTTGAACGCCGAAGAAACCGCCAAAGCCGTCGGCGACGCCATAGAAGAGGTGGGCGCGGAATCGATCCGTGACATGGGCAAGGTGATGGCCGTGTTAAAGACGAAATACACCGGACAGCTGGATTTCGGCAGTGTCGGGCCGATGGTCAAGGACCGGTTGTGCGGCTGA
- a CDS encoding DUF2244 domain-containing protein — MPYKWKTPPAPKSASELQLWPHQSLPPKGFAAFIGATFVLIMIPLFPLIGSVVLWGVLPFLLLAVGGVWLALERSHRNAQILEVLTLSGETAHLVRHNPRGPAQEWDCNIYWAQVEMHKKDGPVPHYVTLRGEGREVEIGAFLSEEERISLYDDLLRGLAQTRG, encoded by the coding sequence ATGCCTTATAAATGGAAAACCCCGCCCGCCCCTAAATCGGCCAGTGAACTGCAGCTATGGCCGCATCAGTCCCTGCCGCCCAAAGGGTTCGCGGCATTTATCGGCGCCACATTTGTGCTGATCATGATCCCGTTGTTTCCGCTGATCGGGTCGGTTGTTCTTTGGGGCGTTCTGCCGTTTCTGCTGCTGGCTGTGGGCGGTGTCTGGCTGGCGCTGGAACGCAGCCACCGGAATGCACAAATCCTTGAGGTTCTGACACTGTCGGGTGAAACGGCTCATCTGGTGCGCCACAACCCGCGCGGGCCGGCGCAGGAATGGGATTGCAACATCTACTGGGCGCAGGTCGAAATGCACAAGAAAGACGGGCCTGTGCCGCATTACGTCACACTGCGCGGCGAAGGCCGCGAAGTGGAAATAGGCGCGTTCCTGTCAGAGGAAGAACGCATCAGCCTTTATGATGATTTACTGCGCGGCCTGGCGCAAACGCGCGGCTAG
- the ctaD gene encoding cytochrome c oxidase subunit I, with translation MADAAIHGHDHEDQRGFFTRWFMSTNHKDIGILYLIVSAFVGFISVAFTVYMRLELMDPGVQYMCMEGARMFADASQTCTPNGHLWNVLITGHGILMMFFVVIPALFGGFGNYFMPLQIGAPDMAFPRMNNLSFWLYCAGTTLAVCSVLAPGGNDQLGSGVGWVLYPPLSTTESGMSMDLAIFAVHVSGASSILGAINMITTFLNMRAPGMTLFKVPLFSWSIFITSWLILLSLPVLAGAITMLLMDRNFGFTFFDPAGGGDPVLYQHILWFFGHPEVYIIILPGFGIISHVIATFSRKPVFGYLPMVWALIAIGVLGFVVWAHHMYTVGMSLNQQSYFMLATMVIAVPTGVKVFSWIATMWGGSIEFKTPMLWAFGFLFLFTVGGVTGIVLSQAAVDRYYHDTYYVVAHFHYVMSLGAVFAIFAGIYFYLPKMSGRMYPEWAGKLHFWAMFIGANLTFFPQHFLGRQGMPRRYIDYPEAFAYWNWWSSIGAFLSFASFLFFFGVVAYTLLRGAKVTQNNPWNEYADTLEWTLPSPPPEHTFEILPKQEDWDKGHAH, from the coding sequence ATGGCAGACGCAGCCATTCACGGACATGATCACGAAGACCAGCGCGGATTTTTTACCCGCTGGTTCATGTCTACGAACCACAAAGACATCGGTATTCTTTACCTTATCGTTTCGGCCTTTGTCGGATTTATCTCGGTCGCATTCACCGTTTACATGCGGTTGGAGCTTATGGACCCGGGTGTTCAGTACATGTGCATGGAAGGCGCGCGGATGTTTGCGGATGCGTCGCAAACCTGTACGCCAAACGGGCATTTGTGGAACGTTCTGATCACGGGCCACGGCATCCTGATGATGTTCTTTGTTGTTATTCCGGCGCTTTTTGGCGGATTTGGCAACTATTTCATGCCTTTGCAGATCGGCGCGCCGGATATGGCGTTCCCGCGGATGAACAACCTGTCGTTCTGGCTGTACTGCGCAGGCACAACGCTGGCCGTGTGTTCGGTTCTGGCACCGGGCGGTAATGACCAGCTTGGATCGGGCGTTGGCTGGGTGCTTTATCCGCCGCTGTCCACCACCGAAAGCGGCATGTCGATGGACCTTGCGATTTTCGCGGTTCACGTGTCGGGTGCATCCTCCATTCTGGGTGCGATCAACATGATCACGACATTCCTGAACATGCGCGCTCCGGGCATGACACTGTTCAAGGTGCCGCTGTTTTCATGGTCGATCTTCATCACCTCGTGGCTGATTCTTCTGTCCCTGCCGGTTCTGGCGGGCGCGATCACCATGTTGCTGATGGACCGTAACTTTGGCTTTACCTTCTTTGATCCTGCCGGTGGCGGAGATCCGGTACTGTACCAGCACATCCTGTGGTTCTTTGGCCACCCCGAGGTGTATATCATCATCCTTCCGGGCTTTGGCATCATCAGCCACGTGATCGCAACCTTCAGCCGCAAGCCGGTGTTCGGCTATCTGCCGATGGTCTGGGCGCTGATCGCGATTGGTGTGCTGGGCTTTGTCGTGTGGGCGCACCACATGTACACGGTCGGCATGTCGCTGAACCAGCAAAGCTACTTCATGCTGGCCACAATGGTGATCGCGGTGCCCACCGGGGTTAAGGTGTTCAGTTGGATTGCCACGATGTGGGGCGGTTCGATTGAGTTCAAGACACCTATGTTGTGGGCGTTCGGCTTCCTTTTCCTGTTCACGGTCGGTGGTGTGACCGGTATCGTTCTCAGCCAGGCAGCTGTCGATCGCTACTATCATGACACCTATTATGTCGTGGCTCATTTCCACTATGTGATGAGCCTTGGCGCGGTGTTTGCGATCTTTGCGGGCATCTATTTCTATCTGCCCAAAATGTCGGGCCGGATGTACCCTGAATGGGCGGGCAAGCTGCACTTCTGGGCGATGTTCATCGGCGCGAACCTGACATTCTTCCCCCAGCACTTTCTGGGCCGTCAGGGCATGCCCCGCCGTTACATTGATTACCCCGAGGCGTTCGCCTACTGGAACTGGTGGTCAAGCATCGGCGCCTTCCTCAGCTTTGCGTCCTTCCTGTTCTTCTTTGGCGTTGTTGCCTACACGCTGCTGCGCGGCGCCAAGGTGACGCAAAACAACCCGTGGAACGAATATGCAGATACGCTGGAATGGACCCTGCCCAGCCCGCCGCCCGAGCATACGTTCGAAATCCTGCCAAAACAGGAAGACTGGGACAAAGGCCACGCGCACTGA
- a CDS encoding IS5 family transposase: MPKQPAIPGLGDAVKKKVTRREKFLSEMDAVVPWGRLLALIEPHYPKVGSKGGRPPMPLETMLRVYFLQSWYALSDPMAEESLYDSEAMRRFAGIELGDDRIPDETTILNFRHLLEKHQLTEKLFAEVNAYLADKGVTLRSGTLVDATIIDAPSSTKNEAKARDPEMSSTKKGNDWYFGMKAHVGVDADSGIVHSLETTTAKTHDSQVWDELLHGNETSVWADKGYVHSEREAAFTKDAGRFWGVMRKAPKGGELDPLDVQINRIIAKVRAKVEHPFRILKRQFGHVKTRYRGLAKNRAHLFTLFALGNLFMTRRKLAA, from the coding sequence ATGCCCAAACAGCCTGCCATTCCCGGCCTTGGTGATGCGGTGAAGAAGAAGGTGACGCGCCGCGAGAAGTTCCTGTCGGAGATGGATGCGGTGGTGCCTTGGGGTCGTCTGTTGGCGCTGATCGAGCCGCACTATCCGAAGGTTGGGTCAAAGGGTGGTCGGCCACCGATGCCACTGGAGACGATGCTGCGAGTGTATTTCCTTCAGAGCTGGTACGCGCTGAGCGATCCGATGGCCGAAGAGAGCCTGTATGACAGCGAGGCCATGCGCCGGTTTGCCGGTATCGAGCTTGGCGATGACCGCATCCCCGACGAAACAACGATCCTGAACTTCCGGCACCTGCTGGAGAAGCATCAGCTGACCGAGAAGCTGTTTGCCGAGGTGAATGCCTATCTTGCCGACAAGGGCGTCACGCTGCGCTCTGGCACGTTGGTGGATGCGACGATCATCGATGCGCCGTCCTCGACCAAGAATGAAGCCAAGGCCCGCGATCCCGAGATGTCATCCACCAAGAAGGGTAATGACTGGTACTTCGGCATGAAGGCCCATGTTGGCGTCGATGCAGACAGCGGCATCGTCCACAGCCTGGAGACCACCACTGCCAAGACCCACGATAGCCAGGTCTGGGACGAACTGCTGCACGGCAACGAAACATCCGTCTGGGCGGACAAGGGCTACGTGCATTCCGAACGAGAGGCGGCCTTCACCAAGGATGCAGGCCGGTTCTGGGGCGTGATGCGCAAGGCACCCAAAGGTGGCGAACTGGATCCGCTCGACGTGCAGATCAACCGGATCATCGCAAAGGTCCGGGCCAAGGTTGAGCACCCGTTCCGGATCCTGAAGCGCCAGTTCGGCCACGTGAAGACGCGCTACCGTGGGCTGGCCAAGAACCGGGCGCATCTGTTCACGCTCTTCGCCCTCGGCAACCTGTTCATGACCCGGAGAAAGCTGGCAGCATGA
- the lipB gene encoding lipoyl(octanoyl) transferase LipB, with protein MEARAAAIAEGTAPECIWLLEHPPLYTAGTSAKAADLTDPDRFPVYPTKRGGQYTYHGPGQRVAYVMLDVGARGHDVRAFVQQLEAWVIAALAQFNVRGEIRCGRVGVWVVRPEKAPLPDGSPAEDKIAAIGIRLRKWISFHGISINVEPDLDHFSGIVPCGITDYGVTSLVDMGLPVTMDDVDVALRTSFADVFGD; from the coding sequence ATGGAGGCGCGCGCGGCGGCCATTGCCGAGGGGACAGCGCCGGAATGTATCTGGCTGCTGGAACATCCGCCGCTTTACACGGCAGGCACCAGCGCAAAAGCCGCCGATCTGACCGATCCGGACAGGTTTCCCGTGTACCCGACCAAACGTGGCGGACAGTACACCTATCACGGACCGGGGCAGCGGGTGGCTTATGTCATGCTGGATGTCGGCGCGCGGGGGCATGATGTGCGCGCCTTTGTGCAGCAGCTTGAGGCGTGGGTGATTGCGGCGCTGGCGCAATTCAACGTCAGGGGCGAAATCCGGTGCGGGCGCGTCGGTGTCTGGGTGGTCCGCCCGGAAAAGGCACCCCTGCCCGATGGCAGCCCCGCCGAGGACAAGATTGCCGCCATTGGCATCCGGCTGCGCAAATGGATCAGCTTTCACGGCATTTCAATCAATGTCGAACCCGATCTGGACCATTTCAGCGGCATCGTGCCCTGCGGGATCACGGATTATGGCGTCACAAGCCTTGTCGATATGGGTTTGCCCGTCACGATGGACGATGTCGATGTGGCGTTGCGCACAAGTTTCGCGGACGTTTTCGGGGATTAG
- a CDS encoding peptidoglycan-binding domain-containing protein gives MFSKSISVFAIAAAMATGPATKASADAGDFVAGALIGGVVGHALTKENQRKKATTQRSTTRTYNTLPSTQEGREIQASLNYFGFDAGAVDGQLGRKSRNAVSNYQGYLGYPVTGVLSPFEQNLLISSYNRAQAGGYATTQQAAALPDGTRGLLRVYRDEMAGGGTTTASAPEPAGTLAAVAEPEQTAPSLPSFMNDGAPQKSLAAHCNQVSLLTNTNGGFTTEAKMTDANFALNEQFCLARTYAIAEGQDLAAKVSGYTSQEITQQCEGFGPALQAQVDALSYESEDTVTRDVGAFAMSTGMSPSQLKGTARICLGVGYRTDNMEVALASALILYTMGEKVYGELMGHHLAQGYGTTQDPTLALQWYEKSWDAHNAGQKAAFAPGQPERNALIHKAAMQVGGAGDQAGSSVTPTAALPSFSVSD, from the coding sequence GTGTTTTCAAAATCCATTTCCGTATTTGCAATCGCCGCTGCCATGGCCACCGGACCCGCCACCAAAGCGTCTGCGGATGCTGGTGATTTCGTCGCCGGTGCCCTGATCGGCGGCGTGGTCGGCCACGCGCTGACCAAGGAAAACCAGCGCAAGAAGGCAACCACTCAAAGAAGTACAACCCGCACCTACAACACGTTGCCGTCCACGCAGGAAGGGCGCGAAATTCAGGCGTCACTGAACTATTTCGGGTTTGATGCCGGTGCGGTCGACGGTCAGTTGGGCCGCAAATCGCGCAATGCCGTTTCAAACTATCAGGGCTATCTGGGATACCCCGTGACCGGCGTGCTTAGCCCGTTTGAACAGAATCTGCTGATCAGTTCTTACAACCGGGCGCAGGCGGGTGGATACGCGACGACCCAGCAGGCGGCTGCCTTGCCGGATGGCACGCGTGGATTGTTGCGCGTTTACCGTGATGAAATGGCGGGGGGTGGCACTACCACCGCATCCGCACCGGAACCGGCCGGAACGCTGGCCGCAGTGGCCGAGCCGGAACAGACAGCCCCGTCGCTGCCAAGCTTTATGAACGACGGAGCACCGCAGAAATCCCTGGCCGCGCATTGCAATCAGGTGTCGTTGCTGACGAATACCAACGGCGGTTTCACGACCGAAGCCAAAATGACCGACGCGAATTTTGCCCTGAACGAACAGTTCTGTCTGGCGCGCACATATGCGATTGCCGAAGGGCAGGACCTTGCCGCCAAGGTATCGGGATACACATCGCAGGAAATAACCCAGCAATGTGAAGGCTTTGGCCCGGCCCTTCAGGCGCAGGTTGATGCTCTGTCCTATGAATCTGAGGATACCGTGACCCGTGATGTGGGTGCTTTTGCCATGTCGACAGGCATGTCGCCGTCACAGTTGAAAGGCACCGCACGCATCTGTCTGGGTGTCGGCTATCGCACAGATAATATGGAGGTCGCGCTGGCGTCCGCGCTGATCCTTTATACGATGGGGGAAAAAGTCTATGGCGAACTGATGGGACACCATCTTGCACAGGGCTATGGCACAACGCAGGATCCCACACTGGCACTGCAATGGTACGAGAAAAGCTGGGATGCACATAATGCCGGCCAGAAAGCTGCCTTTGCGCCGGGTCAGCCTGAACGCAACGCCCTGATCCACAAAGCTGCCATGCAGGTCGGTGGTGCAGGGGATCAGGCTGGTTCGTCTGTCACCCCGACAGCCGCCCTGCCAAGTTTTTCGGTCAGCGATTGA
- a CDS encoding helix-turn-helix transcriptional regulator — protein MTKKLLTTDEKIAEIGVSRQTLYRWLKMGIGPKYLEYGGCIRYLPEPLLAEHVGEMRVVKP, from the coding sequence ATGACAAAGAAACTGTTGACCACGGATGAGAAGATCGCCGAAATCGGCGTCTCTCGGCAAACATTATATCGCTGGCTCAAAATGGGCATTGGCCCGAAGTACTTAGAATACGGCGGGTGCATTAGATATTTGCCTGAGCCGTTGCTCGCCGAACATGTTGGCGAGATGCGCGTGGTGAAGCCATGA
- a CDS encoding AAA family ATPase → MITYTRIALADPERGGKHYSITSEGRIEKSSIPYINAGHAYVETADDMADFTTVLNDKLQPGQDVLIYGVPVRDVAEEGIAIRAANKMNGTDAIQRSNEDFRWPNGATIFAMDYDPRDGHDVLTRDALWEQLSGTFPALSGVDVVWGASSSSHIFNGDEEVVGLKGQRLYFAAADGTDIERAATVMLKRMWLAGHGYIMISGSGGQLIRATTDPCMYQASRLDFAAGAVCNNGLVQKRPDAFLINKGSALIDTRVAFPDLTSEEEVRYAELIKKAKADTAKEAQAIRETWADAQIRKEVIHDNPDADDIDALCAQKEKRKRDLIRVATGESVPLGLDHLLWLSDGRTVSVREVVTNRHLFNEVKCRDPLEPDYRGGSITGMIYGAGHRLVSHAHGLKKIYKLADARAELIEASLERVAEAKGPISDVVDEYSTAALLKVHLQRSPPLVENLIAPHLTYLVGDPKAGKSFLAMQIANAISKGETIFGCEVPEKRRALYFAVENGYEETVDRIQNMGLDGDVVWRFKGKNFEQEPDSVEELLVMLTDEVTKDASIGVIFLDTLRFMAGPPPKVDGGNAQDRDYAQLKPIQSWCQKAGVGVVALAHTNKAQDGRGGLRTQIASTAGSNLIMGTAESILTLSRHVDKDTMANLNHGLIQRTGRSFKDDTALDVTFEGSNTSFVMTSEHEKAALKVMQKARTNSCRQAIVKELLNESEGVPRDELRERVMGELRVSRQAFHKAVQDMIAGKALKERDGRVFL, encoded by the coding sequence ATGATCACATACACCCGCATCGCACTTGCCGACCCCGAAAGGGGCGGCAAGCACTACTCAATCACGTCGGAAGGCAGGATCGAAAAGAGCAGCATACCCTACATTAATGCGGGGCATGCCTACGTCGAAACGGCCGACGACATGGCCGACTTCACCACAGTGCTAAACGACAAACTGCAACCGGGGCAGGATGTGCTGATCTATGGCGTCCCGGTCAGGGACGTTGCAGAAGAGGGGATTGCGATCCGTGCCGCGAACAAGATGAACGGCACAGACGCGATCCAGCGCAGCAATGAGGACTTCCGCTGGCCCAACGGGGCCACGATCTTCGCGATGGACTACGACCCGCGCGACGGCCATGACGTCCTGACCCGTGACGCCCTGTGGGAACAGCTTTCAGGCACCTTTCCGGCCCTTTCTGGCGTCGATGTCGTTTGGGGCGCGTCCAGTTCGTCGCACATCTTCAACGGCGACGAGGAAGTGGTCGGCCTCAAAGGGCAGCGCCTGTATTTTGCTGCCGCCGATGGCACCGACATAGAACGCGCTGCTACAGTCATGCTCAAGCGCATGTGGCTGGCGGGGCATGGGTACATCATGATCTCGGGCAGTGGGGGGCAGCTTATCCGCGCCACGACCGATCCCTGCATGTATCAGGCCTCGCGTCTGGATTTTGCCGCCGGGGCTGTCTGCAATAACGGTCTGGTGCAGAAGCGGCCAGATGCCTTTCTCATCAACAAAGGGTCGGCGCTGATCGATACGCGGGTCGCCTTCCCGGACCTGACCAGCGAGGAAGAGGTCCGGTACGCGGAACTGATCAAAAAGGCCAAAGCCGACACTGCCAAAGAGGCGCAGGCGATACGGGAGACATGGGCCGATGCCCAGATCAGAAAGGAAGTCATCCACGACAATCCCGACGCCGATGACATCGATGCCCTTTGCGCCCAGAAGGAGAAGCGCAAAAGAGATCTTATCAGGGTCGCAACAGGCGAAAGCGTCCCGTTGGGGCTGGATCACCTCTTATGGCTGTCAGACGGGCGCACAGTGAGCGTCAGGGAGGTTGTGACCAATAGACACCTGTTCAACGAGGTGAAATGCCGCGATCCGCTCGAACCGGACTACCGGGGCGGATCAATCACGGGGATGATCTACGGGGCGGGCCATCGCCTTGTCTCTCACGCGCACGGGCTTAAAAAAATTTACAAGTTGGCCGACGCCCGCGCGGAGCTGATCGAGGCTTCTCTGGAGCGGGTGGCCGAGGCGAAAGGTCCGATCTCGGATGTGGTGGATGAGTACAGCACGGCGGCCTTGCTCAAGGTCCACCTGCAACGTTCGCCTCCATTGGTCGAAAACCTGATCGCGCCGCATCTGACATATCTGGTCGGCGACCCCAAGGCGGGCAAATCTTTTCTGGCCATGCAGATCGCAAACGCCATCAGCAAGGGGGAGACGATCTTCGGATGTGAGGTGCCGGAGAAACGCCGCGCGTTGTATTTTGCCGTGGAGAATGGATACGAGGAAACTGTGGATCGTATCCAGAATATGGGGCTTGATGGGGATGTGGTCTGGCGCTTCAAAGGCAAGAACTTCGAACAGGAACCGGACAGCGTTGAAGAATTGCTGGTGATGCTCACTGATGAGGTTACGAAAGACGCCTCAATCGGGGTCATATTTCTGGACACCCTGCGCTTCATGGCTGGCCCGCCGCCAAAGGTCGATGGCGGGAACGCGCAAGATCGGGACTACGCCCAACTCAAACCGATCCAGTCGTGGTGCCAGAAGGCGGGTGTGGGCGTCGTGGCGCTGGCACACACCAACAAGGCGCAGGACGGGCGAGGGGGACTGCGGACGCAGATCGCCAGCACGGCGGGGTCGAACCTGATTATGGGGACCGCTGAGAGCATCCTGACCCTGTCGCGTCATGTGGATAAGGACACCATGGCAAACCTCAATCATGGGCTGATACAGCGCACGGGACGGTCCTTCAAAGACGATACCGCTCTGGATGTCACCTTCGAGGGCAGCAACACGTCGTTCGTCATGACCAGTGAACACGAGAAGGCGGCGCTGAAGGTGATGCAGAAGGCCCGGACAAACTCATGCCGCCAAGCCATCGTAAAAGAACTGCTGAACGAGAGCGAGGGTGTGCCGCGCGATGAGTTGCGTGAAAGGGTTATGGGTGAACTACGTGTCTCTCGGCAGGCTTTCCATAAAGCTGTGCAGGATATGATTGCGGGAAAAGCCTTAAAAGAAAGGGATGGGAGGGTCTTCCTGTAA
- a CDS encoding DUF5681 domain-containing protein: protein MRFKKGQSGNPRGRPVMSPEVREALRAGGEVAVRRMGDLLDDDAAWGPAGWLSPMEQIKLLAVAHERAFGRAVAVSLDQQFPGAGDRALASDQHRRLAALIPKH from the coding sequence ATGCGGTTCAAGAAAGGCCAATCGGGCAACCCGCGAGGTCGCCCCGTCATGTCACCAGAGGTTCGGGAAGCCCTTCGGGCAGGTGGTGAAGTCGCCGTGCGACGAATGGGTGACCTGCTTGACGATGATGCCGCCTGGGGGCCTGCGGGATGGCTTTCGCCCATGGAACAGATCAAATTATTAGCGGTTGCACACGAACGTGCCTTCGGTCGGGCCGTCGCTGTGTCCCTAGATCAGCAATTTCCTGGGGCTGGAGATCGCGCGTTGGCTTCAGATCAGCATCGCAGGCTTGCTGCGCTCATTCCTAAGCACTAG
- a CDS encoding class I SAM-dependent methyltransferase codes for MATAEEINADMLSFWNGQGGRTWTQRQAHTDMTLQPVTDALLAFAGPVTGDRVLDVGCGCGASTLDFARAVGPSGRIVAMDISATMLAVGKARAEAANLKNIEWQEDDPSTAPLEEYDLLTSAFGTMFFGDTVAAFTNMREFAAPGARMAIVCWRSLAENPWMHVPMSAVAPHLPPRPKAVPNAPGMFAFSDPEYVTYVLTKSGWTTPRFSKLDVNLDIAAGSGLDQAVEQTTKIGAINSWLRNAPADVVAAAISSLQSALSVHADGSKVPLPAAMWLISSKAA; via the coding sequence ATGGCCACAGCTGAAGAAATCAATGCGGATATGCTTTCGTTCTGGAACGGCCAAGGTGGTCGGACATGGACGCAGCGCCAAGCACACACCGACATGACCCTGCAACCGGTAACCGATGCTCTTTTGGCTTTCGCGGGGCCAGTCACCGGTGATCGGGTTCTAGACGTAGGGTGCGGCTGTGGAGCGTCGACCCTGGATTTCGCCCGTGCCGTAGGCCCTTCTGGCCGCATAGTGGCAATGGACATCTCCGCAACAATGCTGGCCGTGGGCAAGGCGCGTGCCGAAGCTGCCAATCTAAAGAACATCGAGTGGCAGGAGGACGACCCTTCGACGGCGCCTCTTGAGGAGTATGACTTGTTGACGTCGGCCTTCGGGACGATGTTCTTCGGCGACACCGTTGCAGCATTCACCAACATGCGCGAGTTCGCGGCACCGGGCGCGAGAATGGCAATCGTTTGCTGGCGCTCGCTTGCTGAGAACCCGTGGATGCATGTGCCAATGTCGGCGGTCGCGCCACACCTGCCTCCCAGACCAAAGGCCGTCCCAAATGCACCTGGGATGTTCGCCTTCAGCGATCCCGAGTACGTGACGTATGTTCTTACTAAGTCAGGCTGGACAACGCCGCGGTTCAGTAAGCTCGACGTAAACCTGGATATCGCGGCGGGAAGCGGGCTTGACCAAGCTGTGGAACAGACAACCAAGATCGGTGCTATAAACAGCTGGCTGCGAAACGCGCCAGCCGACGTTGTTGCTGCGGCTATATCGTCGCTACAGTCGGCACTTTCGGTGCACGCGGATGGTTCGAAAGTTCCTCTGCCTGCCGCAATGTGGCTAATCAGCAGCAAGGCCGCCTGA
- a CDS encoding MAPEG family protein, which translates to MNLLTLDNPVFETYALVAALMVLKIMLQGWMTVYRMLKSDSGLVSPEDLQKGLINKSPRPDQLEVNDYVDRSRRMHRNDLENIPAFLAIGLIFVAVDPTLLAAQVLMFGFALARLAHAVAYFTKQTHEVRATFYSIGSLIVIFMAVYVLWNVI; encoded by the coding sequence ATGAACTTGTTGACGCTCGATAACCCGGTCTTTGAAACTTACGCGCTTGTTGCGGCACTTATGGTTCTGAAAATAATGCTGCAAGGCTGGATGACCGTCTACCGGATGTTGAAAAGCGACTCTGGTTTGGTAAGCCCCGAGGATTTACAGAAAGGTCTAATCAACAAGTCGCCAAGACCCGACCAGCTTGAGGTCAATGATTATGTTGATCGATCGCGACGCATGCATCGCAATGATCTAGAAAATATCCCAGCATTCCTGGCCATTGGTTTGATTTTTGTTGCGGTTGATCCGACTTTGTTGGCCGCACAGGTTTTAATGTTTGGCTTCGCACTCGCGCGATTGGCACATGCAGTCGCTTATTTCACAAAACAGACCCACGAGGTTCGTGCGACATTCTATTCGATTGGCTCCTTAATAGTGATTTTCATGGCGGTCTATGTTTTGTGGAACGTGATTTGA
- a CDS encoding class I SAM-dependent methyltransferase: protein MALDNKDDTDFVKFWNTVLEPKFTKYRHILQGGLSRHSAAVIPNLPLGEGMSVLDVGCGWGDMSLQVAEIVGSNGRVVGIDCVDAFLEEGRKDAAEKGLRNVTFARGDAEVALPENEFDYVVARFGTMFFTNPVAALRRMRLALKPGGQMTHIVWRRREDNPAWQKAKDITLRHLPAPGADADSCGPGPFSMGNQETTGLMMKSAGYEDVTFTRVDEKILVGRNPEECIAFALAIGPGGEVFREAGEEMAEAKRPEIESEMHGYFESQEVDDDGIWAPTSSWVISARNPG from the coding sequence ATGGCTTTGGACAATAAGGACGACACGGACTTCGTAAAATTCTGGAATACGGTTCTGGAACCGAAATTCACGAAATACCGGCATATATTGCAGGGCGGTCTATCGCGACATTCTGCGGCAGTGATCCCGAATTTGCCGCTTGGTGAGGGCATGTCAGTACTGGATGTAGGGTGTGGCTGGGGAGATATGTCACTCCAAGTAGCTGAGATTGTCGGGTCAAACGGGCGAGTTGTCGGAATTGATTGCGTCGATGCTTTCCTTGAAGAGGGCAGAAAGGACGCCGCTGAAAAAGGGCTGCGAAACGTTACTTTCGCTCGTGGCGATGCGGAAGTTGCTCTGCCAGAAAACGAGTTTGACTACGTGGTTGCGCGTTTTGGTACCATGTTTTTCACGAACCCTGTCGCGGCGTTGCGAAGAATGCGCCTTGCACTTAAACCGGGTGGGCAAATGACCCATATTGTTTGGCGCCGGCGCGAAGACAATCCAGCGTGGCAGAAAGCAAAGGATATTACACTCCGGCACCTTCCTGCGCCCGGCGCGGATGCAGATTCATGCGGGCCGGGCCCGTTTTCCATGGGCAATCAGGAGACGACGGGCCTAATGATGAAGAGCGCCGGATACGAGGATGTCACTTTCACTCGCGTGGACGAAAAAATCCTTGTGGGCAGGAACCCGGAGGAATGCATCGCATTTGCTTTGGCGATCGGTCCGGGAGGGGAGGTTTTCCGCGAGGCTGGCGAGGAGATGGCCGAAGCCAAGCGTCCTGAGATTGAGAGTGAGATGCACGGCTACTTTGAGAGCCAGGAGGTGGATGACGATGGCATTTGGGCGCCAACGTCTTCTTGGGTGATTTCCGCTCGAAATCCCGGCTGA